From Flaviflexus ciconiae:
CGGCCACACCGGCCGCAGGGCCGCCCTGGTCTCCAGGAACAGGTCGTAGGCGGCGCGGTAGATGTCCCGGTTCTCGGCGTTCGGTTCAAACGTCTCGGTGGTGGCTCCGAGTGCCCTCGCTGCTTCTTCCACCGTGTCGTAGCGGCCCGCGGATACAAGGCCGAGCACGGCAGCACCGCGTGCTCCTGCCTCGGGAGCATCCTGACGCACAACGGTCAGGCCCGTCGCATCGGCAAGTATTTCGCAAAGCAGGTCGGAGCGGAAGCCGCCGCCGGATACCAGCAGGTCGTCCTGAACTTCCAGGGTTTCGATGCATTCGACCAGGGAGAAGGCCACACCTTCGTACACCGACCGGAGGATGTCTTCCCGCTCCGTCGTGAGCGACATGCCCTGCCAGGAAGCGGAGGCGTGCGGGTCGAGGAACGGTGCCCGTTCGCCGCCCGGGGACGCGTACGGCAGGTAGACAACGCCGTGGGATCCGGGGCCGGCCTTGCGGGCAACAGCTTCGATGTCACCCCAGTTGGCTTCTTCAAGCCCGAGCATCTTCTTGATCCAGTCAAGGTTCGGGGTTCCCGTCATGGGAGCCATGAACTCAAGCACCTGCGCGTCGTTGCCGGTCGCAAGAACCATCGATAGGTCGGACTTGCGTTCGGACACGGACGGGAGAAGCGTTCCCACAAAACCGGTAGTGCCGAGGATGAGCCAGGTGTTGCCGTTCTCAACCATGCCCAGGCCCGCACCGGTGACGGCGACGTCGATCTGGCCCACGCCAACGGGGGTGCCTTCGGGGATACCGGTGAGTTCCGAAGCCTCGGCGGACAACGGGCTGGCCTTACCGGCGGGGTGGCGCACCTCGGGAAGAAGTGCCAGCGCATCGGTCATATTAAGCGAAGCTGCGAGTTGCTCGGAGTATCCCGAAGCATCGCGAACATCAAGGAAGGTACGGGAGGCTTCCGAATAGTCGGTGGCGCGCTCACCGGTGAGCTTAAAGCGGAGCCAGTCCTTGCAGTACAGCTGGGTAGCCGCGCGCGCAATGACGTCAGGTTCGTTCTCCCTGAGCTCCTCAAGGAGGACCGGAAAGAGACCGGAGAACAGGGACGTTCCGGTGACCTCTAGGACCTTCGCGTCCTTACCGTCAGCGGTCCAGGCGGCCACTCGGTCACCCGC
This genomic window contains:
- a CDS encoding FGGY-family carbohydrate kinase, giving the protein MEVIIGVDGGTTAVKAVAFTLDGEIYATHHESVPVNYGPSGEAEQDMNLIWQAVADCLSSVVKQLDGHDIVGIGLTGQGDGVWLVDEVGEPVRPAANWMDGRAGDRVAAWTADGKDAKVLEVTGTSLFSGLFPVLLEELRENEPDVIARAATQLYCKDWLRFKLTGERATDYSEASRTFLDVRDASGYSEQLAASLNMTDALALLPEVRHPAGKASPLSAEASELTGIPEGTPVGVGQIDVAVTGAGLGMVENGNTWLILGTTGFVGTLLPSVSERKSDLSMVLATGNDAQVLEFMAPMTGTPNLDWIKKMLGLEEANWGDIEAVARKAGPGSHGVVYLPYASPGGERAPFLDPHASASWQGMSLTTEREDILRSVYEGVAFSLVECIETLEVQDDLLVSGGGFRSDLLCEILADATGLTVVRQDAPEAGARGAAVLGLVSAGRYDTVEEAARALGATTETFEPNAENRDIYRAAYDLFLETRAALRPVWPDMRNLRKQTN